Proteins encoded within one genomic window of Megalopta genalis isolate 19385.01 chromosome 10, iyMegGena1_principal, whole genome shotgun sequence:
- the LOC143260110 gene encoding uncharacterized protein LOC143260110 gives MGDLPKARVNEDRPFNNVGVDYCGPFFVKEKKFRNRNRIKVYVAVFVCLAVKAVHLELVSDMTTDGFLAALRRFTARRGKCHAIYSDNGTNFVGANRELKEIHQLLSSQDHQRKVDAYLTNEGINWHFIPPRSPNFGGLWEAAVKSFKHHMRRVIANELLTFEELNTFIIEIEAILNSRPLTPLSSDPNDLCALTPGHFLIGSALNTLPEVDFTTTPSNKLSIWQHLQKLKRDFWARWYKEYLNELNIRHKWTSGSHNIKTGTLVLVKEDNLPPMQWALGRVLEVHPGTDGIIRAVTIQTVQGNIKRNIRQLAPLPTDAGREL, from the coding sequence ATGGGAGATCTGCCAAAAGCTCGCGTCAACGAAGATCGACCATTCAACAACGTCGGGGTCGACTACTGCGGTCCTTTCTTCGTCAAGGAGAAGAAGTTCCGTAACAGAAACCGAATCAAGGTCTACGTCGCTGTCTTTGTATGCCTCGCTGTGAAGGCAGTACACCTGGAGCTAGTCAGCGACATGACCACCGATGGCTTCCTGGCAGCCTTACGTCGATTCACTGCTCGACGAGGGAAATGTCACGCCATCTATTCCGATAACGGAACGAATTTCGTTGGAGCAAATAGAGAGCTCAAAGAAATTCATCAACTGCTGAGTTCACAGGATCATCAACGCAAAGTGGATGCCTACTTGACCAACGAAGGGATCAACTGGCATTTCATTCCACCAAGGTCACCAAACTTCGGAGGTTTATGGGAAGCGGCAGTGAAGTCGTTCAAACACCACATGAGACGAGTGATAGCCAACGAATTGCTGACTTTCGAAGAACTCAACACCTTCATCATCGAAATCGAAGCAATTCTCAACTCAAGGCCTCTCACTCCATTGTCTTCGGATCCGAACGATCTTTGTGCTCTAACTCCAGGACATTTCTTAATCGGCAGCGCACTCAACACATTACCGGAGGTCGACTTCACAACCACTCCATCGAACAAACTCTCCATCTGGCAACATCTCCAGAAACTCAAGCGTGATTTTTGGGCGAGATGGTATAAGGAATACCTCAATGAGCTAAACATTCGCCACAAGTGGACCAGCGGCAGCCATAACATCAAGACGGGAACGCTCGTTCTCGTTAAAGAGGACAACCTACCACCCATGCAGTGGGCCCTCGGACGGGTTCTCGAAGTCCACCCTGGTACAGACGGCATCATCCGAGCAGTCACCATCCAAACCGTGCAAGGCAATATTAAACGAAACATCAGACAACTTGCACCGTTACCAACTGATGCAGGCCGCGAATTGTAA
- the LOC117227697 gene encoding uncharacterized protein LOC117227697: MTTAILQIYDNLNQLTRCRTLLDTCSTANFITERLASRLQLRKKKCSTSITILNQLTTSSISSLTATIRSKSGGFEKTLEFLVIPHISETEPQQHIDRSSIQIPANLQLADPEFHKPAPVDMLLGTGITLSLLSVGQIDLSPRNGPELFLQKTQLGWVIGGSVSSTTSREQQRPTPSSIKSTQQKRNTDPQVTDESASPTSREADDLPNDATQPTKGVQSSANQDKPPKRTCHVTQLEFDVRRFWEIEEGPSTRHLSSEELACEEHFQRNVQRNDTGRYIVALPFKRDPACLGHSHNRALKRFNSLQRRFKRDPAFKNQYTTVMQEYLDLGHMSEDTDPNKNHGFFLPHHAVVKETSMTTKLRVVFDGSAKTDTGVSLNETLMVGPTIQEDLFSHILRFRLHNYVLTGDIEKMYRQFLLREEDRKFQRVIWTNPRGEVKTFKLNTVTFGLSPAPFLATRCLQQLAEDEGHRFKYAGHIVRRDLYVDDLLTGAATVEETISIRDEVIDLLHHAGLNIRQWASNCPTILQGLPEGSVNVKLEAHDDKTLKTLGVAWNSLEDSIVYSVTPIAVDTRVTKRTILSNIAKIFDPLGLLGPVIITAKLIMQKLWQIKLDWDESVPHNIHSTWVNYCSQLNLLNNMAFPRPILLSDVAATQLHGLCDASEIGYGACIYLRSSNANGQIQSRLLCAKSRVTPLKSVTLPRLELCGAQLLVKLYATVLNSIHVRIDQTIFWTDSTITLHWINSSPHLLKAFVANRVSDIQTKTSSNMWRHVLSKDNPADALSRGQLPVEFIQNSVWKHGPSWLSQDESFWPQLKLPSLDMLPEIRSKTCLLTKTAASCEILQRYSSITKLQRIVAYCLRFKPDNRFKGPVSAEELNTANKTILRLTQRECFAEEMQDLSQGRRVHRKSKLNTLDPFLDRDGVIRVGGRLKHADIPYSQQHPIVLPKSHHLTTLILRNEHLRSMHAVVQATLYSTRQRY, translated from the coding sequence ATGACCACCGCAATACTACAAATCTATGACAACCTCAACCAGTTAACAAGATGCAGAACGCTGTTGGACACGTGTTCAACAGCAAACTTCATCACGGAACGGCTGGCGTCAAGGCTCCAGCTACGCAAGAAGAAATGCTCAACGTCCATTACAATATTAAACCAACTAACGACGTCGAGTATTTCCTCACTCACGGCAACGATCCGATCGAAGTCCGGCGGATTCGAGAAAACGCTGGAATTTCTCGTTATCCCCCACATCTCGGAGACGGAGCCACAACAACACATCGACCGGAGCTCTATCCAGATACCAGCAAATCTCCAACTTGCTGATCCAGAATTCCACAAGCCAGCTCCAGTCGACATGCTACTGGGGACTGGCATAACACTTTCGCTGCTCAGCGTCGGGCAAATCGACCTTTCACCTCGCAATGGACCTGAGCTTTTTCTGCAAAAGACCCAATTAGGGTGGGTAATTGGTGGCAGTGTTAGTTCTACAACAAgccgagaacaacaacgaccaaCGCCTTCctccatcaaatccacgcagcaGAAAAGGAATACAGATCCACAAGTCACCGACGAGTCAGCATCTCCAACGAGCAGAGAGGCAGACGATTTGCCAAACGATGCCACGCAGCCGACCAAGGGAGTGCAGTCTTCAGCGAACCAAGACAAACCCCCCAAGCGGACTTGTCACGTCACTCAACTTGAGTTCGACGTAAGGAGATTCTGGGAGATCGAAGAAGGACCATCTACGCGTCATCTCTCCTCAGAAGAACTGGCCTGCGAGGAGCATTTTCAGCGCAACGTGCAACGGAATGACACCGGCCGATATATCGTCGCACTACCATTCAAAAGGGATCCAGCTTGTCTCGGACATTCCCATAACAGAGCTCTCAAACGTTTCAACTCACTGCAacgacgattcaaacgagatccAGCCTTCAAAAATCAATATACCACAGTCATGCAAGAGTACCTGGATCTCGGTCACATGTCCGAAGACACTGACCCAAACAAAAACCATGGGTTTTTCCTGCCTCATCATGCAGTCGTGAAGGAAACCAGCATGACTACCAAACTTCGTGTAGTCTTCGACGGTTCGGCAAAAACCGACACAGGGGTTTCTCTCAATGAAACTCTCATGGTCGGACCAACCATTCAGGAGGATCTTTTCTCGCATATTCTTCGGTTTCGACTTCACAATTACGTCCTTACCGGAGATATCGAGAAAATGTATCGGCAGTTCCTTCTACGCGAGGAAGACAGGAAATTTCAACGGGTCATCTGGACCAATCCAAGAGGCGAAGTGAAAACCTTCAAACTCAACACCGTCACCTTCGGTTTATCTCCGGCTCCATTTCTAGCCACACGATGTCTTCAACAACTTGCCGAAGACGAAGGACATCGATTCAAGTATGCGGGACATATCGTGAGACGCGACTTGTACGTTGACGACCTGTTGACCGGAGCAGCCACCGTAGAAGAGACCATCAGCATCCGGGACGAAGTTATCGACTTGTTGCATCACGCAGGTCTTAACATTCGTCAATGGGCATCAAACTGTCCCACCATCCTTCAAGGACTTCCGGAAGGCAGTGTCAACGTCAAGCTCGAAGCCCACGATGACAAAACATTGAAGACTCTCGGCGTGGCATGGAATTCCCTCGAAGATTCCATAGTCTACTCAGTGACACCGATCGCTGTCGATACGAGAGTCACCAAGAGGACGATTCTCTCTAACATTGCCAAAATTTTTGATCCACTGGGATTACTTGGTCCAGTTATCATCACTGCCAAGCTGATCATGCAAAAATTGTGGCAAATCAAATTGGATTGGGATGAATCCGTTCCTCACAACATACATTCCACGTGGGTAAATTATTGCTCACAACTCAACCTATTGAACAACATGGCCTTCCCACGACCAATTCTTCTGTCGGACGTCGCAGCCACTCAACTCCATGGACTTTGCGACGCCAGCGAGATTGGCTATGGAGCGTGCATTTATCTGCGATCCAGCAATGCCAACGGCCAAATTCAATCCAGATTGTTGTGTGCAAAATCTCGTGTAACCCCTCTCAAGTCAGTCACCTTACCACGCCTCGAGCTCTGCGGCGCACAATTATTGGTCAAATTGTATGCCACCGTTCTTAATTCAATTCACGTGAGAATTGACCAAACCATATTCTGGACCGATTCAACGATCACCCTCCATTGGATCAACTCTTCCCCACACTTGCTGAAAGCATTTGTAGCGAATCGAGTTTCCGATATCCAAACGAAGACATCGAGCAATATGTGGAGACACGTGCTGTCTAAGGACAATCCTGCCGATGCTTTATCACGCGGTCAACTGCCCGTTGAGTTTATCCAAAACTCCGTTTGGAAACACGGTCCAAGTTGGCTATCGCAAGACGAATCTTTCTGGCCTCAGCTCAAACTCCCTTCCTTGGACATGCTACCGGAAATCAGAAGCAAAACATGTCTACTCACAAAGACAGCAGCTTCGTGTGAGATACTGCAGCGGTATTCATCGATCACCAAATTGCAACGAATCGTTGCATACTGCCTTCGATTCAAACCGGACAACCGCTTCAAGGGACCTGTGTCAGCCGAGGAATTGAACACTGCCAACAAAACCATACTCCGTTTGACACAACGAGAATGCTTCGCCGAAGAGATGCAAGATTTATCTCAAGGTCGCAGGGTTCACCGCAAGAGCAAACTCAACACGCTCGACCCATTCCTCGATCGAGACGGCGTCATCCGAGTGGGAGGACGTTTGAAGCATGCAGACATCCCATATTCCCAACAACATCCGATCGTGCTTCCCAAATCGCACCATTTGACAACGCTCATTTTGCGAAACGAACATTTACGCAGCATGCACGCTGTTGTCCAAGCCACGCTGTACAGTACCCGACAACGATACTGA